The nucleotide window GCGGCGACTGATGTAGATGTAGGGGTTGAATTCGCGGGTGCAGGTGGCCGGCAGGTAGGTGTCGCGCAGAAACTGGAAGGCCCAGTCGGGTGTGTGCACGCCCTTGCCGCGCACCGGTGAGCTCAGCAGCAGCCGGTCGGCCTGCAGGTGGCGGTGGGTGGTTACGTCAATAATCCGCTCGGGCCCGATACCCAGTGGCGCCAGCGTTTCCAGCATAAAGCGCAGATTGCGGTTGTACACCAGAAAGTAATCGATGGAGTCGAGCAGGCCGGCTTCCCGTATCAAGTGTAGCCGCGGCAGCGAGTCAACCAGCCAGTGGTAGTAGTTGCCCAGCGCGGCCCCGCCGCCCGAGAGCAGGCTGCACACGGTGCCTTTGACGTGGATGGGCGGCAGAAAAAAGCGCTGCTGGAAGATGTTGTTGTCGGCGGGCTGAGTCAGCTGCCACTTGCCGCGGGCATACTGAAACGACACATCCCCAATCAGCTTATTATCGGCTGATATCACGGCCTCGCTGTTGAAGTTGTCGGCGTAGAGGCGGCCGTTGAGCACTTCCAGCGTGAAAGCCGGCGGTACCTCCTCCCGGTGCGGAAACTTGTTGTAGCTGGGACCGGCCTCGTAGAGGGCCGGCGGAATGTCCAGCGTAGAAGTATAAGCCGGATATATTTCCTGGTAAAAAACGCCGCTTCCTATCTGGTGGGCTAATTCCTTACTGGTCGGATGAATACCGGTTGGCCGGAAGCGGCTGTTGTAGGGAACGATTTCGCGCAGCAGCCGACCGGCACGCCTGCGGGCCCGGAGTAGCATATCGTGCATAAAACATGGGGAATGTGTGGTTGGTAACGTGTGGTTAGGCCAAAGCCTGGAGTGGAGTGAAACGAACTGCCTGCCGCCAGTCGGCCGCGGCAATTACAGATTGCAGGCCTTCGGTAAGCCCAATCTGATGCTGCCAGCCCAGGGAATGAAGGCGGCTGACATCGAGGAGCTTGCGGGGCGTGCCATCGGGGCGCGAGAAGTCATAGATAATTTCGCCGACGTAGCCCGTCAGCTCGGAAATAAGCTCGGCCAGCTCCTGAATGGAGATGTCGCGGCCGGTACCCACGTTCACGGGCGCGGCTTCCTGGTAGTGCAGCATCAGGTGCAGGCAGGCATCGGCCAGGTCGTCGACGTGCAGAAACTCGCGCCGCGGCGTGCCCGTGCCCCAGATGGTGACGCGGGGCAGACCGCGCTCCACGGCTTCGCCAAACTTGCGCAGCATGGCCGGCAGCACGTGGGAGTTGGCCAGGTCGTAGTTGTCGCCGGGGCCGTAGAGGTTGGTCGGCATCACCGAAATGAAGTTGCTGCCGTACTGCGCCCGATAGGCCTCGCAGAGCTTGAGGCCCGCAATTTTAGCAATGGCGTAGGGCTCGTTGGTTGGCTCCAGGGCGCCAGTCAGCAGGTATTCCTCCTTGATGGGCTGAGGGGCCATTTTGGGGTAAATACAGGAGGAACCCAGAAACAGCAGCTTCCGGACGCCCTGCTCGTGGCTTTGGCCCAGCACGTTGGCCTGTATCATCAGGTTGTCGTAGAGAAAATCGGCGCGGTAGGTGTTGTTGGCGTGAATACCGCCCACTTTGGCGGCAGCCAGAAAGACGTATTCGGGTTTTTCCTGGGCAAAGAAGTCGGCCACGGCAGCCTGGTCGCGCAGGTCCAGCTCGCCCGAGGTGCGTACCACCAGGTTGTCGTAGCCGGCGCGGTGCAGGCGGCGCATAATGGCCGCTCCCACCATGCCCCGGTGCCCCGCTACGTAGATTTTCGCGTGTTTGTCCATTAGGGAAGTGAAATGCTGAGATAGTGAAATTGTGAGGTAGCAGGATGGTGATTTGGTGGGTTTTATAGTCCGGCCGCACAGATAGTGCAAGTCCAACGGCGACTCACCAGTTCACCAGTTCACCATCTCACCTTATTCATCGTGGTACATTACCTGGTGGCCGGCTTCGAGCAATACCGTGTCGCGGCGGAACAGCTTCACGTCGGCCTGCACCATGTCGGCTACCAGGGCCTGCAGGTCGTACTGCGGCTCCCAGCCCAGCTCGGTTTTGGCGCGCGTCGGGTCCCCAATCAGCAGCTCGACTTCGGTGGGGCGGAAGTAGGCCGGGTCGACGGCAACCACCACCTGGCCCTCGAGCACCTGATAGTCGGGGTTGGAGCAGGATACCACGTAGCCTACTTCGCTCACGCCTTCGCCCACGAAGTTGAGCTCAATGCCCAGCTCGGCAAAGGCCAAGAGAATAAAGTCGCGCACGGTGGTCGTCACGCCGGTGGCAATAACGTAGTCGCGGGCCTCGTCCTGCTGCAGCATACGCCACATGGCTTCCACGTAGTCGCGGGCGTGGCCCCAGTCGCGGCGGGCATCCAGGTTGCCCAGGTATATTTTCTGCTGCAGGCCCATGGCAATGCGGGCCACGCCGCGGGTGATTTTGCGGGTTACAAAGGTTTCACCCCGCATCGGCGACTCGTGGTTGAACAGAATGCCGTTGCAGGCATACATGCCGTAGGCTTCCCGGTAGTTTACCGTAATCCAGTAGCCGTACAATTTGGCCACGGCGTAGGGCGAGCGGGGTAGAAGGGCGTGGCTTCCGACTGTGGCACCTGTTGCACCAGGCCGTACAGCTCGGAGGTGGAAGCCTGATAAATCCGGGTTTTATGGGCTAAACCCAGAATGCGCACGGCTTCGAGCAGCCGCAGCGTGCCCAGCCCGTCGACGTCGGCGGTGTACTCGGGCGTGTCGAACGACACTTTCACGTGCGACATGGCGCCCAGGTTGTAAATCTCGTCGGGCTGCACCTCCTGCACAATGCGAATCAGGTTGGTGGAGTCGGCCAGGTCGCCGTAGTGCAGCTTGAAGCGGATGTTGGCTTCGTGCGGGTCCTGGTAGAGGTGGTCAATCCGGTCGGTGTTAAACAGGGAGGACCGGCGTTTGATGCCGTGAACTTCGTAACCCTTGCTCAGTAGCAGTTCGGCCAGATACGAACCATCCTGGCCGGTAATCCCGGTAATCAGTGCGCGCTTCATACAGATGTAGAAAAAGACAAAGTGGATCAAAAGGAGCAGAACAGTCCGCAGCCGCCCAACGCGTGCTTTATAGAACTATAGTATCAAATTATTGTATTTAAAATGTGATTCGCAAGACTTGTGATAAAAATATTTATTTTAATTATAAGTAAAGTTAAAAATGTGTGCTCTGCTGTTCTGCTGCACCCACCGTCTGTATCAAGTGCCGTCGGGACTGTAGTAAAAGCTAAAAGCCTGACCCTCTGACGAGGACCAGGCTTTTGCCAAAAAAGAAGGGAAGCTAGTGCCGAGCTATTTGCTGATTTGAATGCTCTTGCCAGTCAGGGAGCCGCTGGTGAAGCGCAGGAAATAGTTTCCGGCGGGCAGGTTGCTTACGTTGAGCTTGTCTTTCGACAGGCCCTTCTCAAACGCTACCTCCGAGTTCTGCATTACCGCGCCGCTCTGGTTGAGAATGGCCACGCGCATGGTCTCGGTCTGGGCCTGATTCAGCTCGATGCTCAACTCATTGGTCATGGGCGAGGGGTAAGCCGAAACGCTGCCCACCTTGGCCGTCGAAGAGCCAACGCCCGTGCGGGCCTGGGTGGAAGTGGCCGTGCCGGTGGCCGCCTTCCAGACTTCCACGCCGGAGAGGTTGGCCGTGCCGCCCGACGTCGACATGTTCAGGGTGCCGTCGGTGACGTTAGCCGTAAACGGGCCTACTTTTTCCCACTTGCCAGCCGAGCCGCTGTTGTAGCCCGAGCGGACCGTCTGACCTTCTAACAGGATGTTGAAGGTCTCGGCATTGTTGTCTTCCCACACGTAGAGGTATACCTGGTACGTGCCGTTGGGTACGCTGCTGATGTTAACCCCCGTCGTGTTGCCATACACTGAGGAGCGAATCATGCTGGCGCGGGTGGCATCGGTAGCCGGGTTGAGCG belongs to Hymenobacter cellulosilyticus and includes:
- a CDS encoding glycosyltransferase family 61 protein; the encoded protein is MHDMLLRARRRAGRLLREIVPYNSRFRPTGIHPTSKELAHQIGSGVFYQEIYPAYTSTLDIPPALYEAGPSYNKFPHREEVPPAFTLEVLNGRLYADNFNSEAVISADNKLIGDVSFQYARGKWQLTQPADNNIFQQRFFLPPIHVKGTVCSLLSGGGAALGNYYHWLVDSLPRLHLIREAGLLDSIDYFLVYNRNLRFMLETLAPLGIGPERIIDVTTHRHLQADRLLLSSPVRGKGVHTPDWAFQFLRDTYLPATCTREFNPYIYISRRDAPGRRVQPAAEVEAMLAQEFGFATYVLSELSFAEKVALFSQAKAVISPIGAGLSNIIFSPRAAPLLELLPSSFALGDYCEVCARLGKHYDWLVCESPEQADNHNDASREDLTVDLTTLRERVSLLLSHVKSSSQQRELELEA
- a CDS encoding GDP-L-fucose synthase family protein, with the protein product MDKHAKIYVAGHRGMVGAAIMRRLHRAGYDNLVVRTSGELDLRDQAAVADFFAQEKPEYVFLAAAKVGGIHANNTYRADFLYDNLMIQANVLGQSHEQGVRKLLFLGSSCIYPKMAPQPIKEEYLLTGALEPTNEPYAIAKIAGLKLCEAYRAQYGSNFISVMPTNLYGPGDNYDLANSHVLPAMLRKFGEAVERGLPRVTIWGTGTPRREFLHVDDLADACLHLMLHYQEAAPVNVGTGRDISIQELAELISELTGYVGEIIYDFSRPDGTPRKLLDVSRLHSLGWQHQIGLTEGLQSVIAAADWRQAVRFTPLQALA